From one Anopheles bellator chromosome 1, idAnoBellAS_SP24_06.2, whole genome shotgun sequence genomic stretch:
- the LOC131212720 gene encoding uncharacterized protein LOC131212720, whose product MQLQRKCNYTWLLLCVVLPALSQATIAYECTMQKLHEETYCVFRNVVYDGSAAAEFKSGAAKKVQQVAFEDSSLVHVPKELLSAFPDLRALYVAGTNLTSVVIPSKLERLYASNNYITKVIVHQTATNTPMTELMLDSNRLRDISNLTRLTNLEILNLSGNEELAKDSTIDLGDFGPLTNLRHLLLSDVGAFYVENERDVSLPELELLDLSNNNLVTTNLVVKVFAPLRKLKILRLAHDKLTDLDAMGLTKNNDLAEIYLEGNDFPCDFQARLLEHFQKAQVETPVVHKQSRCMLEYEKQNDMCCRSDALTKADKSKFTTRPNATSGSGAVPTNTRGSFGGSTGTVDQDLPTTTTTRVPMTPKVGSGAVATITLGNSLLSLLGLVVAAKLIRF is encoded by the exons ATGCAGCTTCAACGCAAATG TAACTACACGTGGCTTTTGCTGTGCGTCGTGCTTCCGGCCCTCTCGCAGGCGACCATCGCCTACGAGTGCACGATGCAAAAGCTACACGAAGAAACTTACTGCGTGTTTCGGAACGTGGTCTACGATGGGAGCGCCGCGGCCGAGTTCAAGTCGGGGGCTGCCAAAAAAGTACAGCAGGTCGCCTTCGAGGACAGCAGCTTGGTGCACGTGCCGAAAGAGCTGCTGAGTGCGTTCCCGGACCTGCGGGCCCTGTACGTGGCCGGCACCAACCTCACCTCCGTGGTCATCCCGAGCAAACTGGAGCGACTGTACGCGTCCAATAACTACATCACCAAAGTGATTGTCCACCAGACGGCCACCAATACGCCGATGACCGAGCTGATGCTCGATTCGAACCGGCTGCGGGACATTTCGAACCTGACGCGACTCACGAACCTGGAAATACTGAACCTCAGCGGCAACGAGGAGCTTGCCAAAGATTCCACCATCGATCTGGGCGATTTCGGGCCCCTAACCAACCTGCGCCATCTGTTGCTGTCCGATGTCGGGGCGTTTTACGTGGAAAACGAACGCGACGTCAGCCTGCCGGAACTAGAGTTGCTGGACCTGTCCAACAACAATCTGGTGACGACCAACCTGGTGGTGAAAGTGTTCGCCCCACTGCGAAAGCTGAAGATCCTGCGCCTGGCCCACGACAAGCTGACGGATCTGGATGCGATGGGTTTGACGAAAAACAACGACCTGGCGGAAATCTACCTCGAGGGTAACGATTTCCCGTGCGACTTCCAGGCTCGGTTGCTGGAGCACTTTCAGAAGGCCCAAGTCGAGACACCCGTCGTCCACAAGCAGAGTCGCTGCATGCTGGAGTACGAGAAGCAGAACGACATGTGTTGCCGATCCGACGCACTGACGAAAGCGGACAAGTCCAAGTTCACGACAAGGCCAAACGCGACATCGGGTTCCGGGGCTGTACCGACGAACACCAGAGGCAGTTTCGGAGGCAGCACCGGGACGGTGGACCAGGAcctgccaacaacaacaaccacgcgCGTCCCGATGACGCCAAAAGTGGGCAGTGGCGCCGTCGCGACCATCACGTTGGGCAACAGTTTGTTGAGCCTGTTGGGCTTAGTGGTGGCCGCGAAATTAATCCGTTTCTAA
- the LOC131216112 gene encoding protein transport protein Sec61 subunit gamma, with product MDQFTKFYEPGRSFAKDSIRLIKRCTKPDRREFQKIAIATAIGFCIMGFIGFFVKLIHIPINNIIVGS from the coding sequence ATGGATCAATTCACCAAGTTCTACGAACCCGGACGCTCGTTCGCCAAGGATTCCATTCGGCTCATCAAACGGTGTACCAAGCCGGACCGTCGCGAGTTCCAGAAGATTGCCATTGCCACCGCAATCGGGTTCTGCATCATGGGATTTATCGGTTTCTTCGTCAAACTGATACACATCCCgatcaacaacatcatcgtcGGATCATAA